A stretch of the Octopus bimaculoides isolate UCB-OBI-ISO-001 chromosome 8, ASM119413v2, whole genome shotgun sequence genome encodes the following:
- the LOC106875985 gene encoding uncharacterized protein LOC106875985, producing the protein MRDAVSTASSRFSQNEDQRQSMLTCNLHRAADRLGLQLPSNKFWSLKTFTCDPSCDYSSRSDITIGTMSRICDFFLAKKWPGETPGMYCSNGKIKISPLEDPPGLLTDLLTGASPLSTEFHKRVRAYNCAFHMTLIGVNIIKEGQFLLSFKVQGQIYHRLGSLQPIDIASPQFLQLYFVGDYADQAARRQSLPSTNLALIRQLHELIHEINSYVRSFKYDLEIADSPEFTLVINADQRLSRQHAPRYNEHSCNEVAVLIRGEQHQDRDIVLHRQDDALQRICETHRSYDALQYPLFHTHGDDSFHLNIPQQSLSEAGSVGSKLVTCMAYYTYRYMVRDSSLNHLHLSRDLFQQHAVDNAVKIESQRLQYIRFNQAKLRAEKYIHLRDRINNDVAPGRIGQLCILPSSFTGSPRYMHERTQAAMIYVRYYGGPDLFITFTCNAR; encoded by the coding sequence ATGCGCGACGCTGTTTCGACGGCAAGTTCACGCTTCTCACAAAATGAAGATCAACGCCAAAGTATGCTCACCTGTAACCTTCATAGAGCAGCTGACAGGCTAGGACTTCAACTGCCCTCAAATAAGTTTTGGTCATTAAAAACTTTCACTTGCGATCCCAGTTGCGATTACAGTAGCAGATCGGACATTACAATTGGCACAATGAGTAGGATCTGCGATTTTTTTCTGGCCAAAAAGTGGCCCGGGGAAACCCCAGGCATGTACTGCTCAAATGGTAAGATTAAAATATCTCCATTAGAAGATCCTCCCGGTCTTTTGACTGACCTTTTAACTGGGGCTTCGCCTTTGTCTACCGAATTTCATAAGCGCGTTCGCGCCTACAACTGCGCCTTCCACATGACTTTGATCGGGGTTAACATCATTAAAGAAGGACAATTCCTGCTATCCTTTAAAGTTCAGGGGCAAATATATCATAGGCTTGGTTCTCTTCAGCCAATCGATATTGCCTCGCCTCAGTTTCTACAACTTTACTTCGTTGGCGACTACGCAGACCAGGCTGCCAGACGGCAGTCCTTACCTAGTACCAACCTAGCATTAATACGTCAGCTCCATGAGTTGATTCACGAAATAAACAGCTATGTTCGCAGTTTTAAGTATGACTTAGAAATAGCTGACTCTCCAGAGTTCACGTTAGTTATCAATGCGGACCAGAGGCTTTCTAGGCAACACGCTCCTCGCTATAACGAGCACTCATGTAATGAGGTTGCGGTGCTTATTCGAGGTGAACAACACCAAGATAGGGACATAGTCTTGCACCGCCAAGACGATGCGCTCCAACGAATTTGCGAAACCCATAGGTCCTACGACGCACTTCAGTATCCCCTATTTCATACTCATGGAGACGACAGTTTTCACTTAAACATTCCCCAACAAAGCCTATCAGAGGCAGGTTCTGTTGGCAGTAAATTAGTTACGTGTATGGCTTACTATACTTATCGGTACATGGTTAGAGACAGCAGTTTGAATCACCTACACCTTTCTCGCGACCTTTTTCAACAACATGCCGTAGACAATGCTGTTAAAATTGAGTCTCAGCGCTTACAATACATACGGTTCAATCAGGCTAAGCTACGGGCTGAAAAGTACATCCATCTCAGAGATAGAATCAATAACGATGTTGCTCCTGGAAGGATAGGCCAATTATGCATACTACCGTCTTCCTTTACTGGTAGTCCTCGATATATGCACGAACGTACACAAGCCGCCATGATTTACGTTCGGTACTACGGTGGGCCCGACCTTTTCATTACCTTCACTTGTAATGCTAGGTGA